In Vibrio sp. JC009, a single window of DNA contains:
- a CDS encoding YjjI family glycine radical enzyme: protein MSQQRILQIITDKNLSPKQKSAQLALEAENSLPYLPVSGGLKEALEQGVLCDIFEGHAPFKPRYVLPDYSRYLKNGSEYLELEPASSFDEALNMLTILYHHVPSVTSIPVYIGQLDDLLMPYIADLSEQAIYQKLKLFWIMLDRTLPDAFMHANIGPSDNIICRTILRIDAELKQIAPNLTFMYDPQVTPDDLLRLATQSICECSKPHIANYPVHAKTFDNRGFGIVSCYNSLPLAGGANTLVRMNLKEVAKRANSPESFLNEILPHYSGLMYELIETRTAFLHEESNFFSSFLVEEGLIDEKRFVPMFGIYGMAEAVQVLLEKQGKTLRYGHDEEANQLGYRISEKLAELVESTEIKYGPGGRAMLHAQAGTSMDKEVTPGVRIPYGCEPDPVSYIKATVAHHQYYPSGISDILTIDETVKSNPEAMYNLCKGALKLGMREFTANVDSNDLIRVTGYMVRLSDIAKFSEEGSRINTTFLGAGAAENSGILQRKPRVMSREMSPTYE from the coding sequence ATGTCGCAGCAGCGAATCCTTCAGATCATCACAGACAAGAATCTTTCACCAAAGCAGAAGTCCGCGCAGCTTGCGCTTGAGGCTGAAAACAGCCTTCCGTACCTGCCGGTATCAGGCGGGCTAAAAGAGGCTCTGGAACAAGGTGTTTTATGCGATATCTTTGAAGGCCACGCACCATTTAAGCCCCGCTATGTGCTGCCAGACTACAGCCGCTATTTAAAAAACGGCTCAGAATATCTTGAGCTGGAACCGGCATCGAGCTTCGATGAAGCACTGAATATGCTGACGATTCTGTATCACCATGTTCCGTCGGTCACCTCTATCCCGGTTTATATCGGCCAGCTTGATGATCTGCTGATGCCTTATATCGCGGATCTTTCTGAGCAGGCGATCTACCAAAAGCTCAAACTATTCTGGATTATGCTGGACAGAACGCTGCCAGATGCCTTTATGCATGCCAATATCGGCCCTTCTGACAATATTATCTGCCGCACGATTCTGCGCATTGATGCTGAGCTAAAACAGATCGCACCAAACCTGACCTTTATGTACGACCCGCAGGTGACACCTGATGATCTGCTGCGCCTCGCAACACAGAGTATCTGCGAGTGCAGCAAGCCACATATCGCTAACTACCCGGTGCACGCCAAAACCTTCGATAACAGAGGGTTTGGCATTGTCAGCTGCTATAACTCCCTGCCACTGGCCGGCGGCGCAAATACTCTGGTCAGAATGAACCTGAAAGAAGTGGCAAAAAGGGCCAATAGTCCGGAATCATTCCTAAACGAAATATTGCCGCACTACTCTGGGCTTATGTATGAACTCATCGAAACCCGCACCGCTTTTCTGCATGAGGAGTCCAACTTCTTTTCAAGTTTTCTGGTGGAAGAAGGCCTTATTGATGAAAAGCGCTTTGTACCTATGTTTGGTATCTACGGTATGGCAGAAGCGGTGCAGGTTTTGCTTGAAAAGCAGGGCAAAACTCTTCGCTACGGGCATGATGAGGAAGCCAATCAGCTGGGCTACCGCATTTCAGAAAAGCTGGCTGAACTGGTGGAATCCACTGAGATCAAATATGGGCCCGGCGGCAGGGCGATGCTGCATGCTCAGGCCGGAACCAGCATGGATAAGGAAGTGACACCGGGCGTGCGCATTCCCTATGGCTGCGAGCCGGATCCGGTTTCCTACATCAAAGCGACGGTCGCACATCATCAATACTACCCCTCCGGTATCAGCGATATTCTGACCATTGATGAAACGGTTAAATCCAACCCCGAGGCCATGTACAACCTGTGTAAAGGCGCTCTGAAGCTGGGTATGCGAGAGTTTACCGCCAACGTCGATTCCAATGACCTTATCCGGGTAACCGGTTATATGGTCAGGCTGTCTGATATCGCGAAATTCAGC